A genomic region of Cryptococcus gattii WM276 chromosome F, complete sequence contains the following coding sequences:
- a CDS encoding uncharacterized protein (Similar to TIGR gene model, INSD accession AAW44368.1), translated as MLPTTFILRFCLLLLLPLTLGLTLGAAIPRANHSPNLHLPSNKLRSYHNNDDLPVRQAWLVKQAQVLRSKYASYLDGKSKDLYDQEHKGKGKTEDPKAQL; from the coding sequence ATGCTTCCCACCACTTTCATTCTCCGATTTTGTCTCCTCCTCTTGCTTCCCTTGACCCTTGGCTTGACCCTCGGGGCGGCCATTCCTCGAGCCAACCACTCTCCCAACCTCCATCTCCCATCGAATAAACTCCGGTCCTACCATAATAATGATGATCTCCCAGTCCGTCAAGCATGGCTTGTCAAGCAAGCCCAGGTCTTGAGAAGCAAGTATGCTTCTTACCTTGATGGAAAATCCAAGGATCTTTATGACCAGGAGCacaagggaaagggaaagacCGAGGACCCAAAGGCTCAATTATAG
- a CDS encoding Hypothetical Protein (Similar to TIGR gene model, INSD accession AAW44237.1), with the protein MSNNKLTYAAVVSSPPKDTHIAPQHEDEGPSGSCDAPPPYDGHHPKSQPAITSQNQPPTQYQHPNNANAAEQGGLTAGEWVPPPPHVAKSRALRRFWGAFFWGWVIWIVVGSIIGGGVADAESNRPSKHRDHVDVHQEWMDEPIIPGYDLWNVLADSSSSDVEVTVEEMRIAFIPDLD; encoded by the exons ATGTCCAACAACAAACTCACTTACGCAGCAGTCGTCTCCAGCCCACCCAAAGATACGCACATCGCTCCTCAGCACGAGGATGAAGGTCCATCAGGATCCTGTGATGCCCCGCCTCCTT ATGACGGCCACCACCCCAAATCACAACCAGCCATCACCTCCCAAAACCAACCTCCAACCCAATACCAACACCCTAACAACGCCAATGCCGCCGAACAAGGTGGCTTGACGGCTGGCGAATGGGTTCCCCCGCCTCCACATGTAGCGAAGAGCAGAGCATTAAGGAGGTTTTGGGGTGCATTCTTCTGGGGATGGGTTATCTGGATAGTCGTTGG GAGTATCATTGGAGGGGGCGTTGCAGATGCCGAAAGCAACAGACCCTCCAAACATCGAGATCATGTTGACGTGCACCAAGAATGGATGGATGAGCCAATCATCCCGGGCTACGATCTTTGGAATGTTCTAGCCgattcttcttcttcagatGTGGAAGTTACAGttgaggagatgaggaTTGCGTTTATCCCGGACCTTGACTAA
- a CDS encoding endopeptidase, putative (Similar to TIGR gene model, INSD accession AAW44235.1), producing the protein MHYLALALPLLTLSLATSNQPRVPLTPLNSRQYSDDLAERQSWLLDQAKGLRSKYAPHLGERGQELRRRDIIDAGIKKRKRANQKRATGTVSLTDVGLDASYAGQVSIGTPAQNFLVIMDSGSSDLWVAGSACTDNFCKQTYTFDTNASSSFTASSDAFNITYGSGDADGTLGTDTVSMGGFTVTDQTFGVVTTTSADLISYPLSGLMGLAWQSIASSGATPFWQTLAASGKWDAPEMGVYLKRYRGDNTASQVETDGGEILFGGLNSSLYNGSFNYISIDKSDEDYWRIPLEALTIQGNSVSISSSFGGSNPSCAIDTGTTLIGVPSQTAYNIYSQIQGAEALSASSGYEGYYQYPCDTQVSVSLQFGGMSYSISNADMNLGSFTRDTSMCTGAFFAMDLSSRSPVQWIVGASFIKNVYTSFRYNPVAIGFAELVGGSSVSAGNSSSSTTSGGTSGSGGSGGGSSSSGAMERKGVQWGLLVGAAAVGVVAMI; encoded by the exons ATGCACTATCTCGCCCTCGCTCTCCCACTGCTCACGCTCTCCCTCGCCACCAGCAACCAACCCCGCGTGCCGCTCACGCCCCTCAACTCTAGACAATACTCTGATGACCTGGCTGAACGCCAATCTTGGCTGCTCGATCAAGCCAAAGGTCTGCGGAGCAAATACGCTCCTCATCTCGGCGAGAGGGGACAAGAGCTTCGTAGGAGAGATATAATAGACGCTGGTATCAAGAAGCGGAAGCGCGCAAACCAGAAGAGGGCTACGGGGACAGTTTC CCTTACAGATGTCGGTCTCGATGCGTCCTACGCTGGACAAGTATCCATCGG CACACCGGCGCAGAATTTCCTTGTGATCATGGACAGTGGCTCTTCTGACCT CTGGGTCGCTGGTTCCGCATGTACAGATAACTTTTGCAAACAGACATACACCTTTGACACCAATGCCTCGTCTTCGTTTACTGCAAGCAGCGACGCTTTCAACATTACATATGGATCGGGCGACGCCGACGGAACGCTTGGAACAGATACCGTCTCCATGGGCGGCTTCACCGTCACTGATCAGACGTTTG GTGTCGTCACTACTACATCGGCTGATTTGATCAGTTATCCCCTTTCCGGTCTTATGGGCTTGGCATGGCAGTCGATTGCTTCTTCCGGCGCTACTCCCTTCTGGCAGACTCTTGCTGCTTCTGGTAAATGGGATGCTCCCGAGATGGGTGTCTACCTGAAGAGGTACAGGGGTGACAACACTGCGAGCCAAGTTGAAACTGATGGTGGAGAAATTCTTTTCGG TGGTCTTAACTCGAGCTTGTATAACGGTAGTTTTAACTACATCTCTATCGACAAATCCGATGAAGATTACTGGAGAATTCCGCTCGAGGCTTTGACCATCCAAGGCAACTCTgtctccatctcctcctcgtTCGGCGGGAGCAACCCGTCTTGTGCTATCGACACTGGAACTACCCTCATTGGTGTCCCCTCCCAGACCGCTTATAACATCTACTCTCAAATCCAGGGTGCCGAAGCCCTTTCCGCTTCTAGTGGTTACGAGGGTTACTACCAGTACCCATGCGACACTCAAGTTTCCGTCTCTCTTCAGTTCGGCGGCATGTCCTATAGCATCTCCAATGCCGACATGAACCTCGGTTCTTTCACTAGAGATACATCGATGTGTACCGGTGCCTTCTTTGCCATGGACTT GTCTTCCCGATCTCCCGTCCAATGGATCGTCGGTGCATCCTTCATAAAGAACGTCTACACCTCTTTCCGATACAACCCTGTCGCCATTGGATTTGCTGAGCTCGTTGGCGGCTCCTCCGTCTCTGCCGGCAATTCTTCAAGCTCGACTACTTCTGGCGGTACCTCGGGTTCTGGCGGTAGTGGCGGTGGATCTTCTTCCAGTGGGGCTATGGAGAGGAAAGGTGTGCAGTGGGGATTGCTCGTCGGTGCTGCGGCTGTTGGTGTTGTGGCGATGATCtag
- a CDS encoding endopeptidase, putative (Similar to TIGR gene model, XP_571253.1) produces the protein MLLSLALLPLTLAAMLPKATSSFHLPLKVLQSRQHSDDLSQRQAWLISQAKSMRAKYEPYLNKRGRELLRRDRMEKRGGQMKREHTTMDTPPQQFIVIMDTGSSDLWVAERGCTAEFCSKTYTFDASSSSTFESKRKQFNISYGSGNAGGYLANDIVSAGGFTIRDQAFAVVTQAANGLIEYPISGLLGLAWDSIASTYSVPFWQSLASSGTWDSPEMGVYLARFKGNSSARKIEFDGGHFIFGGVDSTKFEGDLNYIPIGQGDRNFWKLPLEGMTIGGKPVDVSKGLLFSNSPSCAIDTGTTLIGVPTDMAAAIYAQIPGSSKVPTVVMGQEGYYQYPCDTVVDVKLKFGGVEYGISNMDMNFGTFSDDGKICIGSFFAIDVSSKSPVQWIIGAAFLKNVYTSFRYQPTAIGFAPLTSNATLLHSKRMHVISGETTMNNGTTSSSSNGVQSTGSISVQQRHVLWSMLGLGVMLGHMMAL, from the exons ATGCTTCTCTCCCTCGCACTTTTACCACTCACCCTCGCAGCAATGCTGCCTAAAGccacttcttcctttcATCTGCCTTTGAAAGTGCTTCAATCTCGCCAGCACTCTGATGACCTCTCGCAGCGTCAGGCATGGTTAATCAGCCAGGCAAAGTCTATGAGAGCAAAGTACGAGCCATATCTCAACAAGCGGGGAAGGGAGCTGTTAAGGAGGGATAGaatggagaaaagaggaggGCAGATGAAACGAGAACATACTACCATGGA CACACCTCCTCAACAGTTTATCGTCATCATGGACACTGGATCGTCTGATCT CTGGGTGGCGGAGAGAGGATGTACAGCCGAGTTCTGCTCCAAGACATACACTTTTGATGCCAGTAGTTCATCCACATTTGAATCCAAAAGAAAGCAGTTCAACATTTCTTACGGATCCGGTAATGCTGGAGGTTACTTGGCGAATGACATTGTGTCAGCCGGGGGATTCACAATCCGTGATCAAGCATTTG CTGTGGTGACTCAAGCTGCTAACGGCTTGATCGAGTATCCCATCTCAGGTCTATTGGGTCTTGCGTGGGACAGCATTGCATCTACTTACTCAGTCCCCTTTTGGCAATCCTTGGCTTCCTCCGGCACTTGGGATTCTCCAGAAATGGGTGTATATCTCGCCAGATTCAAAGGCAATAGCAGCGCCAGGAAGATCGAGTTTGATGGCGGACATTTTATTTTTGG CGGGGTCGATTCAACCAAGTTTGAGGGTGATTTGAATTACATTCCAATTGGCCAGGGAGACAGGAATTTTTGGAAACTCCCTTTGGAAGGTATGACAATTGGCGGGAAGCCTGTCGATGTG TCTAAAGGCCTCTTGTTCAGCAACAGCCCTTCTTGCGCTATCGACACTGGGACCACGCTTATCGGTGTGCCGACTGACATGGCCGCTGCCATTTATGCCCAAATCCCCGGCTCTTCCAAGGTGCCGACCGTAGTTATGGGGCAAGAGGGATACTATCAGTACCCATGCGATACCGTGGTTGATGTGAAACTCAAGTTTGGCGGGGTAGAGTATGGAATCTCCAATATGGACATGAATTTTGGGACTTTTTCCGATGATGGCAAGATCTGTATTGGATCGTTTTTTGCTATAGACGT ATCTTCGAAATCCCCAGTCCAATGGATTATCGGTGCCGCATTCCTCAAAAACGTATACACTTCCTTCCGATACCAGCCCACAGCTATAGGGTTCGCACCCTTAACCAGCAATGCTACCCTCCTTCACAGCAAAAGAATGCACGTCATCTCGGGAGAAACGACTATGAATAATGGGACCACTTCAAGTTCTTCTAACGGGGTGCAATCAACTGGCAGTATCAGTGTGCAGCAGAGACATGTCTTGTGGAGCATGCTGGGGCTTGGAGTGATGCTCGGTCATATGATGGCCCTTTGA